A genomic segment from Pseudoduganella chitinolytica encodes:
- the phoB gene encoding phosphate regulon transcriptional regulator PhoB: MASDKTTVLIVEDEPAIVELVTFSLREAGWNCCAVQSTAEAWDFIHERKPQLILLDWMLPDQSGLRLLARIRGDRHFADIPVIMLTAKSMEEDKLAGLNSGADDYITKPFSPRELLARARALLRRKSPEHADSAMRAGPITLDPVSCTVTMGENKIDIGHAEYKLLKFFLAHPERVFSRSQLLDKVWGDHVVIEERTVDVHVLRLRKALKEAEHLIKTVRSVGYMLSEKA, encoded by the coding sequence ATGGCATCCGACAAAACGACCGTACTGATTGTGGAGGACGAACCAGCCATTGTCGAGCTGGTAACGTTCTCGCTGCGCGAAGCCGGCTGGAACTGCTGCGCCGTGCAGAGCACCGCCGAGGCCTGGGATTTCATCCACGAGCGCAAGCCGCAGCTGATCCTGCTGGACTGGATGCTGCCGGACCAGAGCGGCCTGCGCCTGTTGGCGCGCATCCGCGGCGACCGCCACTTTGCCGACATCCCCGTCATCATGCTGACGGCGAAAAGCATGGAAGAAGACAAGCTGGCCGGCCTGAACAGCGGTGCCGACGACTACATCACGAAGCCGTTTTCCCCGCGCGAGCTGCTGGCGCGGGCCCGGGCGCTGCTGCGCCGCAAGAGCCCGGAGCATGCCGATTCGGCCATGCGCGCCGGCCCGATCACGCTGGACCCCGTCAGCTGCACCGTCACGATGGGCGAGAACAAGATCGACATCGGCCATGCCGAATACAAGCTCCTGAAGTTCTTCCTGGCCCATCCCGAGCGCGTGTTCTCGCGCAGCCAGCTCCTCGACAAGGTATGGGGCGACCACGTCGTCATCGAGGAGCGCACGGTCGACGTGCACGTGCTGCGGCTGCGCAAGGCGCTGAAGGAGGCCGAGCACCTGATCAAGACGGTGCGCAGCGTGGGCTACATGCTGTCCGAGAAGGCATAG
- the phoU gene encoding phosphate signaling complex protein PhoU, giving the protein MMGEHSSKQYDHDLEAIRSKVLLMGGMVETQFLDAMTCFRIGNVERAERVIREDDAVNQLEVQLDDQCSHLIVRRQPAANDLRTIMATIKVITDLERIGDEATKIARTAKSLHTRGAVTVNHYEMVRTIATATSDMLHDALDAFARNDHNQALQLIAQDAVIDHEFRSIMRNLITFMMEDPRTISTALDTMWVAKAIERIGDHAKNIAEYVIYVVEGRDIRHTKPAAAPVIADSEEK; this is encoded by the coding sequence ATGATGGGCGAACATTCATCCAAACAATACGACCACGACCTGGAAGCGATCCGCTCCAAGGTGCTGCTGATGGGCGGCATGGTCGAGACGCAGTTCCTCGATGCGATGACGTGCTTCCGCATCGGCAACGTCGAGCGCGCCGAGCGCGTGATCCGCGAGGACGACGCCGTCAACCAGCTGGAAGTGCAACTGGACGACCAGTGCAGCCACCTGATCGTGCGCCGCCAGCCGGCCGCCAACGACCTGCGCACGATCATGGCCACGATCAAGGTCATCACGGACCTGGAGCGCATCGGCGACGAGGCCACCAAGATCGCGCGCACGGCGAAGAGCCTGCACACGCGCGGCGCCGTCACCGTCAACCACTACGAGATGGTGCGCACGATCGCCACCGCGACGAGCGACATGCTGCACGACGCCCTGGACGCGTTTGCCCGCAACGACCATAACCAGGCCTTGCAGCTGATCGCCCAGGACGCCGTGATCGACCATGAGTTCCGCTCGATCATGCGCAACCTGATCACGTTCATGATGGAAGATCCGCGTACAATTTCGACTGCGCTGGACACGATGTGGGTGGCCAAGGCCATCGAGCGCATCGGCGACCACGCGAAGAACATCGCCGAATACGTCATCTACGTAGTGGAAGGGCGCGACATCCGGCACACCAAGCCGGCCGCCGCTCCCGTTATCGCCGATTCAGAGGAAAAATAA
- the pstB gene encoding phosphate ABC transporter ATP-binding protein PstB, whose amino-acid sequence MNVTKSAQAAAPQARPASKIIEIKGLNFYYGKTRSLTNVNLDIHEKQVTAFIGPSGCGKSTLLRTLNRMYDLYPGQRAEGTIAYRGRNILEADQDVNMLRAKVGMVFQKPTPFPMSIYDNIAFGVRLYEDLSKGEMDERVEWALKKAALWTEVKDKLGKSGLSLSGGQQQRLCIARGVAVKPDVLLLDEPTSALDPISTSKVEELISELKQDYTIAIVTHNMQQAARCSDYTAYMYLGELVEFGETDQIFMNPARKETQDYITGRFG is encoded by the coding sequence ATGAACGTTACCAAGTCGGCGCAGGCAGCTGCCCCACAGGCCCGCCCGGCCAGCAAGATCATCGAGATCAAGGGCCTCAATTTTTACTACGGCAAAACGCGCAGCCTGACCAACGTCAACCTGGACATCCACGAGAAGCAGGTGACGGCCTTCATCGGCCCGTCCGGCTGCGGCAAGTCGACGCTGCTGCGCACCCTGAACCGCATGTACGACCTGTACCCGGGCCAGCGCGCCGAAGGCACCATCGCCTACCGCGGCCGCAACATCCTGGAAGCGGACCAGGACGTCAACATGCTGCGCGCGAAGGTGGGCATGGTGTTCCAGAAGCCGACGCCGTTCCCCATGTCGATCTACGACAATATCGCGTTCGGCGTGCGCCTGTACGAGGACCTGTCGAAAGGCGAGATGGACGAGCGCGTGGAATGGGCGCTGAAGAAGGCCGCCCTGTGGACGGAAGTGAAGGACAAGCTGGGCAAGAGCGGCCTGTCGCTGTCGGGCGGCCAGCAGCAGCGCCTGTGCATTGCCCGCGGCGTCGCGGTGAAGCCGGACGTGCTGCTGCTGGACGAGCCCACGTCCGCGCTGGACCCGATTTCGACGTCGAAGGTGGAAGAGCTGATCAGCGAGCTGAAGCAGGACTACACGATCGCCATCGTCACCCACAACATGCAGCAGGCTGCGCGCTGCTCCGACTACACGGCCTACATGTACCTGGGCGAGCTGGTCGAATTCGGCGAGACGGACCAGATCTTCATGAACCCGGCGCGCAAGGAAACGCAGGACTACATCACCGGCCGCTTCGGCTGA
- the pstA gene encoding phosphate ABC transporter permease PstA, translated as MHTAAPINKVYRKRLLQHRVGIALSVFAMSLGIAVLLWILATLLINGFAALSFTLFTETTPAPGSEGGGLMNAIVGSLMMVGLSTLVSTPIGILAGMYLAEYGEENKLAQVTRFVTDIMLSAPSIVIGLFVYTLYVANVNHFSGYAGSIALSLIAVPVVVRTTDNMLRLVPNSLLEAAFALGAPRWKVAMMVRLRAVKAGVITGVLLAVARVSGETAPLLFTALNNQFFNADMNKPMANLPYVIYQFAMSPYDNWRELAWAGALLVTFSVLALNILSRTVFTQKIPN; from the coding sequence ATGCATACCGCTGCTCCCATCAACAAGGTTTATCGCAAGCGGCTGCTGCAGCACCGCGTGGGCATCGCGCTGTCCGTGTTCGCCATGTCGCTCGGCATCGCCGTGCTGCTGTGGATCCTGGCCACGCTGCTGATCAATGGCTTTGCCGCGCTGAGCTTCACGCTGTTCACCGAAACGACGCCGGCGCCGGGCAGCGAAGGCGGCGGCCTGATGAACGCCATCGTCGGCAGCCTGATGATGGTCGGCCTGTCCACGCTGGTGTCCACGCCGATCGGCATCCTGGCCGGCATGTACCTGGCCGAATACGGCGAGGAGAACAAGCTGGCGCAGGTGACGCGCTTCGTCACCGACATCATGCTGTCGGCGCCGTCGATCGTGATCGGCCTGTTCGTCTACACGCTGTACGTCGCCAACGTGAATCACTTCTCCGGTTACGCCGGGTCGATCGCGCTGTCGCTGATCGCCGTGCCCGTGGTCGTGCGCACCACCGACAACATGCTGCGCCTGGTGCCCAACAGCCTCTTGGAGGCCGCGTTCGCGCTGGGCGCGCCGCGCTGGAAGGTGGCGATGATGGTGCGCCTGCGCGCCGTCAAGGCCGGTGTCATCACGGGCGTGCTGCTGGCTGTGGCCCGCGTCTCGGGCGAGACCGCGCCGCTGCTGTTCACGGCCCTGAACAACCAGTTCTTCAATGCCGACATGAACAAGCCGATGGCCAACCTGCCGTACGTGATCTACCAGTTCGCGATGAGCCCCTACGACAACTGGCGCGAGCTGGCCTGGGCGGGCGCGCTGCTGGTGACGTTCTCCGTGCTGGCGCTGAACATCCTGTCGCGCACCGTATTCACCCAGAAAATCCCCAACTAA
- the pstC gene encoding phosphate ABC transporter permease subunit PstC — translation MLGVMRRQRLQDFIFHKVTMLFALSVLFVLIGIIVSLAIGAMPALKEFGPGFITRVEWDPINDQYGALIAIVGTLSTAGIALLIAFPVSFGIALFLTEICPPWLRRPLGTAVELLAGVPSIIYGMWGLFVFAPLFGDYVQPFLKSTIGVLPIIGELFRGPTMGIGILTAGLILAVMIIPFISSVMRDVFEIVPAVLKESAYGLGCTRWEVVRKIVLPYTKTGVVGGVMLGLGRALGETMAVTFVIGNANKLSASLFAPGNSIASTLANEFAEAATPLHVSSLYSLALILFVITFIVLSAAKLMLAGMSRKEGVK, via the coding sequence ATGCTGGGCGTGATGCGCCGGCAGCGCCTACAGGATTTCATCTTCCACAAGGTGACGATGCTGTTCGCGCTGTCGGTATTGTTCGTCCTGATCGGCATCATCGTCTCGCTGGCGATCGGTGCCATGCCGGCCCTGAAGGAATTCGGCCCCGGCTTCATCACCCGCGTCGAGTGGGACCCCATCAACGACCAGTACGGCGCGCTGATCGCCATCGTCGGCACGTTGTCCACGGCCGGCATCGCGCTGTTGATCGCGTTTCCCGTCAGCTTCGGCATCGCCCTGTTCCTGACCGAGATCTGCCCGCCCTGGCTGCGCCGCCCGCTGGGCACGGCCGTCGAGCTGCTGGCCGGCGTGCCGTCGATCATCTACGGCATGTGGGGCCTGTTCGTGTTCGCGCCGCTGTTCGGCGACTACGTGCAGCCATTCCTCAAGTCCACCATCGGCGTGCTGCCCATCATCGGCGAATTGTTCCGCGGCCCCACGATGGGCATCGGCATCCTGACCGCCGGCCTGATCCTGGCCGTGATGATCATCCCGTTCATCTCGTCCGTCATGCGCGACGTGTTCGAGATCGTGCCGGCCGTGCTGAAGGAATCCGCGTACGGCCTGGGCTGCACGCGCTGGGAAGTGGTGCGCAAGATCGTGCTGCCGTACACCAAGACGGGTGTCGTCGGCGGCGTCATGCTGGGCCTGGGCCGCGCGCTGGGCGAGACCATGGCCGTCACCTTCGTGATCGGTAACGCCAACAAGCTGTCGGCGTCGCTGTTTGCACCGGGCAACTCGATTGCCTCCACCCTGGCCAACGAATTCGCCGAGGCCGCGACGCCGCTGCACGTGTCGTCGCTGTACTCGCTGGCCCTGATCCTCTTCGTCATCACGTTCATCGTGCTGTCCGCCGCCAAGCTGATGCTGGCGGGGATGTCGCGCAAGGAAGGCGTCAAATAA
- the pstS gene encoding phosphate ABC transporter substrate-binding protein PstS translates to MRMKQLMASLIVGVSAAMAFTTAAAADITGAGATFPYPIYAKWAEAYKAATGNGLNYASVGSGAGIKQIKAKTVDFGASDKPLKAEELDAAGLMQFPAIMGGVVTIVNLDGIAPGQMKLTGQVVADIYLGKITKWNDAAIAALNPGVKLPAEDITVVHRADSSGTSFLFTDFLAKTNAEFKTKVGADAAVKWPTGVGGKGNEGVAANVQRIKGAIGYVEWAYAKKNKMSHTQLKNKDGVFLQPDDENFKAAAANAEWTKTPGFGVVLTDQPGKASWPITGVSYILMYKQQADAAKGKEVVKFFDWAFANGDKAAVELDFVPMPETVVKQVQAAWKQNLKDASGKALY, encoded by the coding sequence ATGCGTATGAAACAGTTGATGGCCTCCCTCATCGTGGGCGTGTCCGCAGCAATGGCCTTCACGACCGCCGCCGCAGCGGACATTACCGGCGCCGGTGCTACCTTCCCATATCCTATCTACGCCAAGTGGGCCGAGGCGTACAAGGCCGCCACGGGCAACGGCCTGAACTACGCTTCCGTCGGCTCGGGCGCCGGCATCAAGCAGATCAAGGCCAAGACCGTCGACTTCGGCGCTTCCGACAAGCCGCTGAAAGCCGAAGAGCTGGACGCGGCCGGCCTGATGCAGTTCCCCGCCATCATGGGCGGTGTCGTCACCATCGTGAACCTGGACGGCATCGCGCCGGGCCAGATGAAGCTGACGGGCCAGGTCGTCGCCGACATCTACCTGGGCAAGATCACCAAGTGGAACGACGCCGCCATCGCCGCGCTGAACCCGGGCGTGAAGCTGCCGGCCGAAGACATCACCGTCGTGCACCGCGCCGACAGCTCCGGCACGTCGTTCCTGTTCACCGACTTCCTGGCGAAGACCAACGCCGAATTCAAGACGAAAGTCGGCGCCGACGCGGCCGTGAAGTGGCCGACCGGCGTGGGCGGCAAGGGTAACGAAGGCGTCGCCGCCAACGTGCAGCGCATCAAGGGCGCGATCGGCTACGTCGAGTGGGCCTACGCCAAGAAGAACAAGATGTCGCACACCCAGCTGAAGAACAAGGACGGCGTGTTCCTGCAGCCGGACGACGAGAACTTCAAGGCCGCCGCCGCCAACGCGGAATGGACCAAGACCCCGGGCTTCGGCGTCGTGCTGACCGACCAGCCGGGCAAGGCTTCCTGGCCGATCACGGGCGTGTCGTATATCCTGATGTACAAGCAGCAGGCCGACGCCGCCAAGGGCAAGGAAGTCGTCAAGTTCTTCGACTGGGCCTTCGCCAACGGCGACAAGGCCGCCGTCGAACTGGACTTCGTGCCGATGCCCGAAACGGTCGTCAAGCAGGTCCAGGCAGCCTGGAAGCAGAACCTGAAGGACGCTTCCGGCAAGGCGCTGTACTGA
- the ppk1 gene encoding polyphosphate kinase 1 — translation MKPETRAELARPALFLDRELSQLAFNRRVLAQAEDPSIPVLERLRYLCIVSSNLDEFFEVRVASLLAAASVDGVLSEHPALTANLNRVSAECHALVNRQYEILNTEVLPLLEENGVHIVRHSQRTEAQRAWVKDYFEREVRPLLTPIGLDPAHPFPQVVNKSLNFIVALSGKDAFGRGTAIAIVKAPRVLPRIIPLPAGLSDQPGVSFCLLSSIIHAHVADLFSGREVLAYSQFRVTRDSDLWVDEDEVKNLRQALKGELAGRQFGRSVRLEVAKNCPPELSQFLLDQFNLDKTRLYQVDGPVNLVRLNEIAEHMKKPELRFPPFIPGVLNKTVNNDIFATLRRHDMLLHHPFQSFQTVIDFIRSAATDPCVVAIKQTVYRTGMNSDLMEALILAARLGKEVTVVVELMARFDEEANINWADKLEQAGAQVVYGVVGLKTHAKIALVIRREGGNDNATLRYYAHLGTGNYHPTTTKFYTDFGVLTSNPELGRDVNEVFMHLTSLAKPQKLNHIWLAPFALQDQIIKAIRNEAKIAKSGKPARIIVKVNALVDESVIRALYAASQDGVRIDLIVRGACTLRPGVEGLSENIRVRSIIGRFLEHSRIYYFRNDLQHDIYLASADWMNRNLFRRIEVAFPVLDRTLKRRVMAEGLNPYLKDNVNAWELEPDGHYQRRKPRAKQQPFGAQQHLMQTLGTTTVEATRPVPPAQ, via the coding sequence ATGAAGCCTGAAACTCGTGCGGAACTTGCGCGCCCTGCTCTGTTCCTTGACCGCGAATTGTCCCAGCTCGCGTTCAACCGCCGCGTACTGGCCCAGGCGGAGGATCCATCGATTCCCGTGCTGGAGCGCCTGCGTTACTTGTGTATCGTCAGCAGCAATCTCGACGAGTTCTTCGAAGTCAGGGTGGCCAGCCTGCTGGCCGCCGCCAGCGTCGACGGGGTGCTGTCCGAGCACCCGGCCCTGACGGCCAACCTGAACCGCGTCAGCGCCGAATGCCATGCGCTGGTCAACCGGCAATATGAAATACTGAATACGGAAGTACTGCCGCTGCTGGAAGAAAACGGCGTCCACATTGTCCGGCACAGCCAGCGCACCGAGGCGCAGCGGGCCTGGGTCAAGGATTATTTTGAACGGGAGGTGCGGCCCCTGCTGACGCCCATCGGCCTCGATCCCGCCCACCCGTTCCCGCAAGTCGTCAACAAGAGCCTCAACTTCATCGTCGCGCTGTCGGGCAAGGATGCGTTCGGACGCGGCACCGCGATCGCCATCGTCAAGGCGCCCCGCGTCCTCCCTCGCATCATTCCCCTGCCCGCCGGGCTGTCCGACCAGCCGGGCGTCTCGTTCTGCCTGCTCTCCTCCATCATCCATGCCCACGTCGCCGACCTGTTCTCCGGCCGCGAAGTGCTGGCTTACTCGCAGTTCCGCGTCACGCGCGACTCCGACCTGTGGGTGGACGAGGACGAGGTCAAGAACCTGCGCCAGGCCCTGAAGGGCGAGCTGGCCGGGCGCCAGTTCGGCCGCTCCGTGCGGCTGGAGGTGGCCAAGAACTGCCCGCCGGAGCTGTCGCAGTTCCTGCTCGACCAGTTCAACCTGGACAAGACCCGCCTGTACCAGGTGGACGGCCCCGTCAACCTGGTGCGCCTGAACGAGATCGCCGAGCATATGAAAAAGCCGGAACTGCGTTTCCCGCCGTTCATCCCCGGCGTGCTGAACAAGACCGTCAACAACGACATCTTCGCCACCCTGCGCCGGCACGACATGCTGCTGCACCACCCGTTCCAGTCGTTCCAGACGGTGATCGACTTCATCCGCTCGGCCGCCACCGATCCGTGCGTCGTCGCCATCAAGCAGACGGTCTACCGCACCGGCATGAATTCGGACCTGATGGAAGCGCTGATCCTGGCGGCGCGGCTCGGCAAGGAAGTGACCGTCGTCGTCGAGCTGATGGCGCGTTTCGACGAGGAAGCCAATATCAACTGGGCGGACAAGCTGGAACAGGCGGGTGCCCAGGTCGTGTATGGCGTCGTGGGCCTGAAGACGCACGCCAAGATCGCCCTGGTGATCCGCCGCGAAGGCGGCAACGACAACGCGACACTGCGCTACTACGCCCACCTCGGCACGGGCAACTACCACCCCACCACGACCAAGTTCTACACGGACTTCGGTGTGCTGACGTCGAACCCGGAGCTGGGCCGCGACGTCAACGAGGTGTTCATGCACCTGACCAGCCTGGCCAAGCCGCAAAAGCTGAACCATATCTGGCTGGCGCCGTTCGCCCTGCAGGACCAGATCATCAAGGCCATCCGCAACGAAGCCAAGATCGCCAAGTCCGGCAAGCCGGCCCGCATCATCGTCAAGGTCAATGCGCTGGTGGACGAATCCGTCATCCGTGCGCTGTACGCGGCGTCCCAGGACGGCGTGCGCATCGACCTGATCGTGCGCGGCGCCTGTACCTTGCGTCCGGGCGTGGAAGGGCTGTCGGAAAACATCCGGGTGCGCTCCATCATCGGGCGCTTCCTGGAGCACAGCCGGATTTACTATTTCCGCAATGACCTCCAGCACGACATCTATCTCGCCAGCGCCGACTGGATGAATCGTAACCTGTTCCGCCGCATCGAGGTCGCGTTCCCCGTGCTGGACCGCACGCTCAAGCGCCGGGTGATGGCCGAGGGCCTGAATCCGTACCTGAAGGATAATGTCAACGCGTGGGAGTTGGAGCCGGACGGGCATTACCAGCGCCGCAAACCGCGCGCCAAGCAGCAGCCGTTCGGCGCGCAGCAGCACCTGATGCAGACGCTGGGCACCACGACGGTCGAGGCGACGCGGCCGGTCCCGCCTGCCCAATGA
- the sixA gene encoding phosphohistidine phosphatase SixA, with product MDLILWRHAEAEPGHEGLPDLERALTSKGLKQAKRMGKWLDSQLPENCRILASPAVRTVQTAEGLGRKYKTHAELVPGAAPEAVLQAANWPAGRETVVIVGHQPTLGQVAALLLTGEAQDWEMKKAGAWWFVQRDPDEPVVLKAVMAADLVVK from the coding sequence ATGGATCTGATTTTATGGCGCCACGCGGAAGCGGAACCGGGCCATGAAGGGCTGCCCGACCTGGAACGGGCGCTGACGTCGAAGGGCCTGAAGCAGGCCAAGCGCATGGGCAAGTGGCTCGATTCGCAACTGCCGGAAAACTGCCGCATCCTCGCCAGCCCGGCCGTGCGCACGGTGCAGACGGCCGAGGGACTGGGCCGCAAGTACAAGACCCACGCGGAGCTGGTGCCCGGCGCGGCCCCGGAAGCGGTGCTGCAGGCGGCCAACTGGCCGGCAGGCCGCGAGACGGTCGTCATCGTCGGCCACCAGCCGACGCTGGGCCAGGTGGCCGCACTGCTGCTGACGGGCGAGGCGCAGGACTGGGAGATGAAGAAAGCCGGTGCGTGGTGGTTCGTGCAACGCGACCCTGACGAACCGGTGGTGCTGAAGGCGGTGATGGCGGCCGATCTCGTCGTCAAGTGA
- a CDS encoding patatin-like phospholipase family protein yields the protein MHIVKNTGPRTVSLALQGAGTYGAFTWGVLDRLLDEDFVIDSVTGSSSGAVNATVLADGYALGGGRRGAQAALRRFWTGVSQVAAFSPLRPTPLDLLAGSGSLQHCPSYHLMEAAGVLLGPVLQTPLTHNPLRNVFSSLIDFGRVRACTELELFVAATNVRTGTGKLFRRHEMDAQRLLASACLPTVFAAVEVDGESYWDGSFIANPPLAPLRERPTRDVIVVQNNPIARADMPRSMADISNRANEIAFNISFVREISALTHVGAVPDEDRGATMPPEPFRLHLVSGTDTLGSYTISSKFNGELPFLLRLHALGVAAAETWLRTHGHDVGVRSTIDTGPVFFAERGLRA from the coding sequence TTGCATATCGTCAAAAACACCGGGCCCAGGACGGTCAGCCTGGCGCTGCAGGGTGCCGGCACCTATGGTGCCTTTACGTGGGGCGTACTGGACCGCCTGCTGGACGAGGACTTCGTCATCGACAGTGTGACGGGCAGCAGCTCCGGGGCCGTCAACGCCACCGTGCTGGCGGACGGGTACGCGCTGGGCGGCGGCAGGCGCGGCGCCCAGGCCGCCCTGCGGCGCTTCTGGACCGGCGTGTCCCAGGTCGCCGCGTTCAGCCCCTTGCGCCCCACCCCGCTGGACCTGCTGGCGGGCAGCGGCTCGCTGCAGCACTGCCCGTCATACCATTTGATGGAAGCGGCAGGGGTCCTGCTGGGCCCGGTATTGCAGACGCCGCTCACCCACAACCCGCTGCGCAACGTCTTCTCCAGCCTGATCGATTTCGGGCGGGTGCGTGCGTGCACGGAGCTGGAGCTGTTCGTGGCCGCGACCAACGTCCGCACGGGTACCGGCAAGCTGTTCCGCCGGCACGAAATGGACGCGCAGCGCTTGCTGGCGTCGGCCTGCCTGCCCACCGTGTTCGCGGCGGTCGAGGTGGACGGCGAGAGCTACTGGGACGGCAGTTTCATCGCCAATCCGCCGCTGGCACCGCTGCGGGAACGGCCGACGCGCGACGTCATCGTCGTGCAGAACAACCCGATTGCCCGCGCGGACATGCCGCGCAGCATGGCCGACATCAGCAACCGCGCCAACGAGATCGCCTTCAACATCAGCTTCGTGCGCGAAATCAGCGCCCTGACGCACGTGGGCGCCGTGCCGGACGAGGACCGCGGCGCCACGATGCCACCGGAACCGTTCCGCCTGCACCTGGTCAGCGGCACGGACACGCTGGGCAGCTACACGATCTCCAGCAAGTTCAACGGCGAACTGCCGTTCCTGCTGCGGCTGCATGCGCTGGGTGTCGCCGCCGCCGAAACGTGGCTGCGCACGCATGGGCATGACGTGGGGGTACGCTCGACCATCGATACGGGGCCCGTGTTCTTTGCCGAGCGGGGGTTGCGGGCTTGA
- a CDS encoding transposase, translating to MPRQPRLLLQGLPLHIIQRGHNRQACFLREADFLIYLAMLREHARRTECSIHAYVLMTNHVHMLASFADVHRLPELIRLVGQQYAQYLNRRRHSSGTVWDGRYRSSPVPSERYLLVCQRYIELNPVRARMVISPGDYRWSSYRGNAGLVHDALLTPHELYARLGEDTSQRAEGYRALFGEPLTEAQLEALRRAANSNHIVPAPLREDEGPGVCPSRD from the coding sequence ATGCCACGCCAGCCACGCTTGCTGCTGCAGGGATTGCCGCTGCATATTATCCAGCGGGGGCATAACCGGCAGGCGTGTTTTTTGCGAGAGGCTGACTTTCTGATCTACCTCGCAATGCTGCGAGAACACGCAAGGCGGACCGAATGTTCGATCCATGCTTATGTACTGATGACAAATCATGTGCACATGCTGGCATCGTTCGCAGACGTGCATCGTCTTCCCGAGCTGATCCGCCTGGTAGGACAGCAATATGCTCAGTACCTCAACCGCCGACGGCACAGCAGCGGCACGGTGTGGGACGGTCGCTATCGATCCAGCCCGGTCCCGAGCGAACGCTATCTGCTCGTTTGCCAACGTTATATCGAACTCAACCCTGTACGAGCAAGGATGGTTATCAGCCCCGGTGACTACCGATGGTCAAGTTACCGCGGTAACGCGGGGCTGGTCCACGACGCACTGCTGACACCGCACGAGCTGTACGCACGGCTTGGCGAAGATACCAGCCAACGCGCCGAAGGCTATCGTGCACTCTTCGGTGAGCCATTGACCGAAGCACAACTGGAAGCGCTGCGGCGAGCGGCGAACAGCAATCATATCGTCCCGGCGCCGCTACGAGAAGACGAAGGGCCTGGGGTCTGTCCCTCCAGGGACTGA